A part of Bacillus thuringiensis genomic DNA contains:
- a CDS encoding M42 family metallopeptidase, which translates to MNKETLQLFRTLTELQGASGFEHDVRRFMKQELSKYADEIVQDGLGSVFGLKKGDETGPRVLVAGHMDEVGFMVTQITKNGMLRFQTLGGWWSQVLLAQRVQVMTKNGPVVGVVGSIPPHLLSDAQRAKPMDIKNMLIDIGADSYEDAIEIGVKPGQQIVPICPFTPMANEKKIMAKAWDNRYGCGLAIELLKELKDETLPNTLYSGATVQEEVGLRGAQTAANMIQPDIFYALDASPANDASGDKTQFGQLGKGALLRIYDRTMVTHRGMREFILDTAETHNIPYQYFISQGGTDAGRVHTSNSGIPSAVIGVCARYIHTHASILHVDDYAAAKELITKLVRATDKTTLETIKNNA; encoded by the coding sequence GTGAATAAAGAGACATTACAATTATTTCGTACGTTAACAGAATTACAAGGTGCATCAGGTTTTGAACATGATGTACGCCGTTTTATGAAGCAAGAATTAAGCAAATATGCGGATGAAATTGTACAAGATGGTTTAGGTAGCGTATTTGGTCTGAAAAAAGGGGACGAAACTGGCCCACGTGTTCTTGTAGCAGGTCATATGGATGAAGTAGGTTTCATGGTTACGCAAATTACGAAAAACGGAATGCTTCGTTTTCAAACGTTAGGCGGCTGGTGGAGCCAAGTGCTATTAGCGCAGCGCGTACAAGTGATGACGAAGAATGGTCCTGTTGTTGGGGTTGTTGGTTCTATCCCTCCTCATTTATTAAGTGACGCGCAACGTGCAAAACCGATGGATATAAAAAATATGTTAATTGATATAGGTGCAGATAGTTATGAAGATGCGATTGAAATTGGTGTAAAACCAGGACAACAAATCGTGCCGATCTGTCCGTTTACGCCGATGGCAAACGAAAAGAAAATTATGGCGAAAGCTTGGGACAACCGTTACGGATGTGGCCTTGCAATCGAATTATTAAAAGAATTAAAAGACGAAACATTACCAAACACATTATACTCTGGTGCGACTGTACAAGAAGAAGTTGGTCTTCGCGGTGCACAAACTGCTGCAAATATGATTCAACCAGACATTTTCTATGCGCTTGATGCAAGCCCAGCGAATGATGCATCTGGTGATAAAACGCAGTTTGGTCAATTAGGAAAAGGTGCTCTTCTTCGTATTTACGACCGTACAATGGTCACACATAGAGGAATGCGCGAATTCATTTTAGATACAGCAGAAACACACAACATTCCGTACCAATACTTTATTTCACAAGGTGGTACAGATGCAGGCCGTGTACATACAAGTAACTCAGGTATCCCATCAGCAGTAATTGGTGTTTGTGCGCGCTACATTCATACACATGCTTCTATTTTACATGTTGATGATTATGCGGCAGCGAAAGAGTTAATTACGAAGCTTGTAAGAGCAACGGATAAAACGACATTAGAAACAATTAAGAATAACGCGTAG
- a CDS encoding thiamine transporter: MKQQLKIAELLKRIETSKQQDIELDSYEIYVFSENELEKGQIGYRYDKHKNSLISEENGKWQEEWIVIGYETDMGDPVFVNVADDAYLVYTAERGTEAWQPVHIGNMAEIIKQL, encoded by the coding sequence ATGAAACAACAACTAAAAATTGCAGAACTTCTGAAACGAATTGAAACTTCAAAACAGCAAGATATCGAACTAGATTCTTATGAAATATATGTGTTTAGCGAAAATGAATTAGAAAAAGGACAAATCGGTTACCGATATGATAAACATAAAAACTCATTAATAAGTGAAGAAAACGGTAAATGGCAGGAAGAATGGATTGTTATTGGATATGAAACAGATATGGGGGATCCAGTTTTCGTAAATGTGGCTGATGATGCTTATCTAGTTTATACTGCAGAGCGCGGTACAGAAGCGTGGCAACCCGTTCATATTGGAAATATGGCTGAGATTATAAAACAATTATAA
- the pulA gene encoding type I pullulanase yields MLKVKRPFDAYLDEMNKITILLPHAYGTSRTFRLQEGSNVKDLPIAHTIALPDATKYECFIEEPLDVGKYYTVRDERNEETDLQIGAVIRTAIFDEKYYYEGTDLGAVYQKEATTFKVWAPTARLAKVRTYKSDKEYTDHEMYRGENGVWTHTLQGDLAGEKYTFLVCINLIWNEAVDPYAKSVTVNGKYGIVIDLEKTNVIKREQLPTLQSMTDAILYELHIRDATIHQGSGVSKKGTYKGLMEEGTTGRNGTLTGLSHIKDLGVTHVELLPLYCFGGVDEANPSSAYNWGYNPLYYNAPTGYYATDLSDPYNRIVECKQLIETFHEHGIRVIIDVVYNHVYERELSSFEKLVPGYYFRHGEDGMPSNGTGVGNDIASERKMMRKFIVESILYWLTEYNVDGFRFDLMGILDVDTMNIIEKEVRNIKRDALLLGEGWELQTPLPAEEKATLNNAKKMPHIAQFNDQFRDGIKGSTFHINKRGFAFGGHVDCNHLQYIASGSLLSMKETGLFLEPVQSINYVECHDNMTMWDKLMRSNEEPEEILKKRHLLSSAMVILSQGIPFLHAGQEFYRTKQGNENSYNANDEINQLDWDQKEEEIETVNYIKGLIAIRKEHGAFRLQNADLIKKHMTFLQTSPEVLAYHLEHAESFGPWKEIIVLFNSGLEAKTVQLPKEETWHVLVNEKQAKIEPISSFRGKELRLAPISTYILTIM; encoded by the coding sequence ATGTTGAAAGTAAAACGTCCATTTGATGCCTATTTAGATGAAATGAATAAAATTACAATTTTGCTCCCACATGCGTATGGAACAAGTCGGACATTTCGTTTGCAAGAAGGAAGTAACGTGAAAGATTTACCGATTGCTCATACAATTGCGCTTCCGGATGCAACGAAGTATGAGTGCTTTATAGAAGAGCCGCTAGATGTGGGGAAGTATTATACAGTACGAGATGAACGGAATGAAGAAACAGATTTACAAATAGGTGCTGTCATAAGAACAGCGATTTTCGATGAAAAGTATTATTACGAAGGTACAGATTTAGGAGCCGTGTATCAAAAAGAAGCAACGACATTTAAAGTATGGGCTCCAACTGCGAGGCTTGCAAAAGTAAGGACTTATAAAAGTGATAAAGAATATACCGATCATGAAATGTATAGAGGAGAAAATGGGGTTTGGACTCATACGTTACAAGGTGATTTAGCTGGAGAAAAGTATACATTTCTTGTTTGTATTAATTTAATATGGAATGAAGCGGTCGATCCTTACGCAAAGTCAGTGACTGTAAATGGGAAGTACGGCATTGTTATCGATTTGGAAAAGACAAATGTAATAAAAAGAGAGCAATTACCAACATTACAGTCAATGACAGATGCCATATTGTATGAACTGCATATTCGTGATGCTACTATTCATCAGGGCAGTGGTGTGAGTAAAAAAGGAACATATAAAGGGCTAATGGAAGAAGGAACAACAGGGCGAAATGGGACGTTAACAGGCTTGTCTCATATAAAAGATTTAGGTGTTACACATGTTGAATTATTGCCTTTATATTGTTTCGGTGGTGTAGATGAGGCGAATCCTTCCTCTGCATATAATTGGGGTTACAATCCGTTATATTATAATGCGCCAACGGGATATTATGCTACAGACCTCTCTGATCCGTATAACAGGATAGTAGAGTGTAAACAGTTGATTGAAACATTTCATGAGCATGGCATTAGGGTAATTATAGATGTTGTATATAATCATGTGTATGAAAGAGAGCTATCATCATTTGAAAAGCTTGTCCCAGGATATTATTTTCGTCATGGTGAAGATGGCATGCCTTCTAATGGGACGGGAGTCGGGAATGATATAGCATCTGAACGGAAAATGATGAGGAAATTCATTGTAGAGTCTATTTTATATTGGCTTACTGAATACAATGTTGACGGATTCCGATTCGACTTAATGGGAATTTTAGATGTGGATACAATGAATATAATAGAAAAAGAAGTGCGAAACATAAAGCGAGATGCATTGTTATTAGGAGAAGGATGGGAGCTACAAACACCACTTCCTGCTGAAGAAAAAGCAACGTTAAATAATGCAAAGAAAATGCCGCATATTGCGCAATTTAATGATCAATTTCGTGATGGGATAAAAGGGAGTACCTTTCATATAAATAAACGTGGTTTTGCATTTGGTGGGCATGTAGACTGTAATCATTTGCAGTATATAGCATCGGGAAGTCTTTTGAGTATGAAAGAAACAGGTCTGTTTCTAGAGCCTGTGCAAAGCATTAACTATGTAGAATGTCATGACAATATGACGATGTGGGATAAATTAATGCGGAGTAATGAAGAGCCAGAAGAGATTTTGAAAAAACGTCACCTTCTATCGAGCGCAATGGTGATTCTTTCGCAAGGCATTCCTTTTTTACATGCTGGGCAAGAGTTTTATCGTACGAAGCAAGGAAATGAAAATAGTTATAATGCAAATGATGAAATTAATCAATTAGATTGGGATCAAAAAGAGGAAGAGATAGAGACCGTTAACTATATAAAAGGTTTAATTGCGATTCGCAAAGAGCACGGAGCATTCCGATTACAAAACGCAGACCTTATAAAAAAACACATGACTTTTTTGCAAACATCTCCAGAAGTACTTGCATATCATCTAGAGCATGCAGAATCATTTGGACCGTGGAAAGAGATTATAGTTTTATTTAATAGCGGTTTAGAAGCTAAAACGGTGCAACTTCCGAAAGAAGAAACGTGGCATGTGTTAGTAAACGAAAAGCAAGCGAAAATAGAGCCAATTTCTTCATTTAGAGGAAAGGAACTTAGGCTCGCTCCGATTAGCACGTATATATTGACGATAATGTGA
- a CDS encoding DUF1444 domain-containing protein translates to MKMTSKKMKDELMKKLSRPEWDFQYDSEKEVLRIEQKDSKKGINVSLPGVVAKWEVNKEKAIEEVAYYVQEALIAMHKEENSAAKILPVIRSTSFPKQAEEGNPFIMTDHTAETRIYYALDSNKTYRLIDERLLQKLELTEQQVREMALFNARSLGYEFKQETVAGNTFYFLNTNDGYDATRILNESLLQSMREKISGDMVVAVPHQDVLIIADIVNEIGYDIIAQMTMKFFAEGHVPITSLSFVYEDGDFEPIFILAKNRKKTDGKEKG, encoded by the coding sequence ATGAAGATGACAAGTAAAAAGATGAAAGACGAGTTAATGAAGAAATTATCTCGCCCAGAATGGGACTTTCAGTATGATAGCGAGAAAGAAGTTCTACGTATAGAACAGAAAGACTCGAAAAAGGGTATTAACGTATCGCTTCCAGGAGTTGTGGCAAAATGGGAAGTGAATAAAGAAAAAGCAATTGAAGAGGTTGCCTATTACGTACAAGAAGCGTTAATTGCGATGCATAAAGAAGAAAATAGCGCAGCGAAAATTTTACCTGTTATTCGCTCTACTTCTTTCCCGAAACAAGCAGAAGAAGGAAATCCATTTATTATGACGGATCATACAGCGGAAACACGTATTTACTATGCGCTAGATTCGAATAAAACGTATCGACTCATTGATGAGCGTCTATTACAAAAATTAGAACTTACAGAGCAACAAGTGCGTGAAATGGCATTATTCAACGCTCGCTCATTAGGTTATGAATTTAAACAAGAAACAGTAGCAGGGAATACATTCTACTTTTTAAACACAAACGATGGGTATGATGCGACGCGTATTTTAAACGAATCGTTACTACAATCGATGCGTGAAAAGATTTCTGGTGACATGGTTGTTGCTGTTCCTCACCAAGATGTATTAATTATTGCTGATATCGTCAACGAAATCGGTTATGATATTATTGCACAAATGACAATGAAATTTTTTGCCGAAGGGCATGTTCCGATTACATCACTTTCATTCGTATATGAAGATGGAGACTTCGAGCCAATCTTTATTTTAGCGAAGAATCGGAAGAAGACAGATGGAAAAGAGAAAGGATGA
- the trmB gene encoding tRNA (guanosine(46)-N7)-methyltransferase TrmB, producing the protein MRLRHKPYAMDRINEYSHIVIGNPEERAGNWKEVFGNEQPIHIEVGTGRGRFMYDMAKANPHINYIGIEKFTSVVVDALDKLIEEEVPNLKLINKDAEDLTVFFAKGEIDRVYLNFSDPWPKNRHTKRRLTYKTFLRNYEEVLVEGGEIHFKTDNQGLFEYSLMSMAEYGMLLTYLSLDLHNSDYEGNIMTEYEEKFSSKGHRIYRVEAKYRTEPMQ; encoded by the coding sequence ATGCGTTTAAGACATAAACCATATGCAATGGATCGAATTAATGAGTATTCACATATCGTAATCGGAAACCCAGAGGAGCGCGCTGGTAACTGGAAAGAAGTATTTGGAAATGAACAACCAATTCATATTGAAGTAGGTACAGGTCGTGGCCGCTTTATGTATGATATGGCAAAAGCAAACCCACATATTAATTATATTGGAATTGAAAAATTCACAAGTGTTGTTGTAGATGCACTTGATAAATTAATTGAAGAAGAAGTACCGAACTTAAAGTTAATTAATAAAGATGCTGAAGATTTAACAGTTTTCTTTGCAAAAGGTGAGATTGACCGCGTTTATTTAAACTTCTCAGATCCATGGCCGAAGAATCGTCATACGAAGCGTCGTTTAACGTATAAAACATTTTTACGCAATTATGAAGAAGTGTTAGTAGAAGGCGGAGAAATTCATTTCAAAACAGATAACCAAGGTTTATTTGAATACTCTCTAATGAGTATGGCTGAGTATGGTATGTTATTAACTTACCTGAGCCTAGATCTTCATAATAGTGATTATGAAGGAAACATTATGACAGAATACGAAGAGAAATTCTCAAGTAAAGGTCATCGTATTTACCGAGTTGAAGCAAAATATCGTACAGAGCCTATGCAGTAA
- the ytpR gene encoding YtpR family tRNA-binding protein yields MNEVNVFYNLEGIGDTLIVALQDITLENRTFDRKGDVARVYDRESNETAGFNIFNASSYLEVKETGNLTLTKEFVEKINGILAKNGFEEAVEADLSPKFVVGYVAEKEKHPNADKLNICKVEIGTETLQIVCGAPNVDAGQKVVVAKIGAVMPSGMLIKPAELRGVPSSGMICSARELELPDAPQEKGILVLEDSFEVGQEFKF; encoded by the coding sequence ATGAACGAAGTGAACGTTTTTTACAACCTTGAAGGAATTGGTGACACTCTAATTGTTGCCTTACAAGATATTACTTTAGAGAACCGTACTTTTGATCGCAAAGGAGATGTTGCACGCGTATACGATCGTGAAAGCAATGAGACAGCTGGATTCAACATCTTTAATGCGTCTTCTTACTTAGAAGTAAAAGAAACAGGTAACCTAACATTAACGAAAGAATTTGTAGAAAAAATCAACGGAATTTTAGCGAAGAACGGCTTTGAAGAAGCAGTAGAAGCAGATCTTTCTCCAAAATTTGTTGTAGGCTATGTAGCTGAAAAAGAGAAGCATCCAAATGCTGATAAGTTAAACATTTGTAAAGTAGAAATTGGTACAGAAACATTACAAATCGTATGTGGCGCACCGAACGTTGATGCAGGACAAAAAGTGGTCGTTGCAAAAATCGGCGCTGTAATGCCAAGCGGTATGTTAATTAAACCAGCTGAACTTCGCGGAGTTCCTTCTTCAGGAATGATTTGCTCAGCACGTGAATTAGAGCTTCCAGATGCTCCACAAGAAAAAGGTATTCTTGTATTAGAAGATAGCTTTGAAGTTGGACAAGAGTTCAAATTTTAA
- a CDS encoding DUF84 family protein gives MKVVVGSKNKTKVDAVEKVWKDAEITSLSVPSGVANQPFSDEETMQGAVNRAKRALQEGEAQIGIGLEGGVMKTEHGLFMCNWGALATSTGKTFVAGGARIKLPADFLAPLEEGKELSEVMEEFVQRKDIRSHEGAIGIFTDDYVDRTELFVHVVKLLVGQYKYDEKQA, from the coding sequence ATGAAAGTAGTAGTTGGATCGAAGAATAAAACGAAGGTTGATGCTGTGGAGAAGGTTTGGAAAGATGCTGAAATTACATCTCTTTCTGTTCCTTCAGGAGTAGCAAACCAGCCGTTTTCAGATGAAGAGACGATGCAAGGAGCGGTTAATAGAGCGAAGCGAGCGCTACAAGAAGGAGAAGCTCAAATTGGTATTGGGTTAGAAGGCGGCGTAATGAAAACGGAGCACGGTTTATTTATGTGTAACTGGGGCGCGCTAGCAACAAGTACCGGTAAAACATTCGTTGCAGGCGGTGCACGTATTAAGTTACCAGCCGATTTTTTAGCACCTCTTGAAGAGGGTAAGGAGTTAAGTGAAGTGATGGAAGAGTTTGTACAGAGAAAAGATATTCGTAGTCACGAAGGTGCGATCGGTATCTTTACAGATGATTATGTCGACCGCACGGAATTATTTGTACACGTTGTTAAGTTACTTGTTGGGCAATATAAGTATGACGAAAAGCAAGCATAA
- a CDS encoding N-acetylmuramoyl-L-alanine amidase, translated as MKHIKIMSMIAFIGIYMGGCSQEGPKKEVTSSVQEKNKDNKEDAPVEKQQAEQEKKEEPQAVQTNEQVEHKQEEVPAEEKKEEATPVQPTEQLLQNNEQKVESNEKQGKFLVVIDPGHQQKANLNLEPIGPGATTQKYKVTDGTTGVVTKKREAILVLEMAFILKEKLEAKGIQVLMTRTSQDVDISNKERATFANDYKANLFLRLHADGSENPNQSGFAVLTPAEGSPYTKEIYAESLQISQTIVNKMRENQQVKVNGIKFREDLSGFNWAKVPGVLLELGFMSNPEEDKKLSDPQYVNSLLQSVTDSVDEYRKSKA; from the coding sequence ATGAAGCATATAAAAATAATGAGCATGATTGCATTCATTGGAATATATATGGGAGGTTGTTCGCAAGAAGGGCCGAAAAAGGAAGTAACATCTTCTGTGCAGGAAAAAAACAAAGATAACAAGGAAGACGCACCGGTAGAAAAGCAGCAAGCAGAACAAGAAAAGAAAGAAGAACCGCAAGCAGTTCAAACGAATGAGCAAGTGGAGCATAAGCAGGAGGAAGTGCCGGCTGAGGAAAAGAAAGAGGAAGCCACGCCAGTGCAGCCAACGGAGCAACTGCTGCAAAATAATGAACAAAAAGTAGAGAGTAATGAAAAACAAGGAAAGTTTCTTGTCGTTATTGATCCAGGGCATCAACAAAAAGCGAATTTAAATTTAGAGCCGATTGGGCCAGGAGCAACGACGCAAAAATATAAAGTGACAGATGGTACAACTGGTGTTGTGACGAAAAAAAGAGAGGCTATTCTTGTGTTAGAAATGGCTTTCATATTAAAAGAAAAGTTAGAAGCGAAGGGAATACAAGTATTAATGACGAGAACGTCACAAGATGTGGATATAAGTAATAAAGAACGCGCGACATTTGCGAATGACTATAAGGCGAATTTGTTTTTGCGTCTTCATGCAGATGGTTCTGAAAATCCGAATCAAAGTGGATTTGCTGTATTAACGCCGGCAGAAGGAAGTCCGTATACGAAAGAGATTTATGCTGAAAGTCTTCAAATCTCTCAAACGATTGTAAATAAAATGAGAGAGAATCAGCAAGTGAAAGTAAATGGAATTAAATTCAGGGAGGATCTTTCTGGATTTAATTGGGCAAAAGTTCCTGGCGTATTGTTAGAACTTGGGTTTATGTCAAATCCTGAAGAAGATAAAAAATTATCTGACCCACAGTATGTAAATTCTTTATTGCAAAGTGTAACGGATAGTGTAGATGAGTATCGGAAGAGTAAAGCTTAA
- a CDS encoding YtnP family quorum-quenching lactonase: MEQLQIGDIKVTWLKGGNTHLDGGAMFGVVPKVLWSRKYKHNDTNHIYLRTDPLLLQTKDGNMLIDSGIGNGKLNEKMKRNQGVTEESSVYESLEKQGLKPEDIHYVLMTHLHFDHASGLTKWDGDHLVPAFPNAKVYVSETEWNEMRNPNIRSRNTYWKGNWEPIVDQIVTFQQEIEITDEIKMAHTGGHSDGHAVIILESQGETMLHLADLLPTHAHQNVLWVMAYDDYPMTSIENKQKWMEYGAEKEAWFTFYHDAYYRAVKWNEEGHIVEKIERKTSIEA; the protein is encoded by the coding sequence ATGGAACAGTTACAAATTGGAGATATAAAAGTAACGTGGTTAAAAGGCGGGAATACACATTTAGATGGAGGGGCAATGTTTGGTGTTGTGCCGAAAGTACTTTGGTCACGTAAATATAAACATAATGACACAAATCATATTTATTTACGAACAGATCCGTTACTTTTACAAACGAAAGACGGAAATATGTTGATTGATTCAGGAATAGGAAACGGTAAGTTGAATGAGAAGATGAAACGAAATCAAGGTGTAACAGAAGAATCATCGGTTTATGAATCGTTAGAAAAACAGGGATTAAAGCCTGAAGATATTCATTATGTTTTAATGACACACCTTCATTTTGATCATGCATCTGGCCTAACAAAATGGGATGGGGATCACCTTGTACCAGCATTTCCGAATGCGAAAGTTTACGTAAGTGAAACAGAGTGGAATGAAATGAGGAACCCAAATATTAGATCCCGTAATACATATTGGAAGGGAAATTGGGAACCGATTGTAGATCAAATTGTTACGTTTCAGCAAGAAATAGAAATTACAGATGAAATCAAGATGGCACATACTGGTGGTCATAGTGATGGACATGCAGTCATCATTTTGGAGAGTCAAGGGGAAACGATGCTACATTTAGCAGATCTCTTGCCGACGCACGCGCATCAAAATGTATTATGGGTAATGGCATACGATGATTATCCGATGACATCGATTGAAAATAAACAAAAATGGATGGAGTATGGTGCTGAAAAAGAGGCGTGGTTTACGTTTTATCATGACGCATATTATCGTGCTGTGAAGTGGAATGAGGAAGGGCATATCGTAGAAAAAATAGAACGGAAAACGAGTATAGAAGCATAA
- the thpR gene encoding RNA 2',3'-cyclic phosphodiesterase, with protein MELHYFVAITLPSHIKEVLSNYKEEMQEELPFRSWVHKEDYHITLSFLGSATEEQLKGIKNGLQTLIETKELSFTLQGFSTFGMEDRPRIFWSKVSENQDLFQLQKQVHAICEGNGFPLETRPYHPHITVARKWVGEEQFDLEHIKKVPEISFQADTITLYESHVKETPKYKAIAEIKLQK; from the coding sequence ATGGAGCTGCATTATTTTGTCGCGATTACGTTACCAAGTCATATAAAAGAAGTGCTGTCTAACTATAAAGAGGAAATGCAGGAAGAATTACCATTTCGTTCGTGGGTACATAAAGAAGACTATCATATTACCCTTTCATTTTTAGGTAGTGCGACAGAGGAACAATTAAAAGGAATAAAGAATGGATTACAAACACTTATAGAAACAAAGGAATTATCGTTCACCTTACAAGGGTTTTCAACGTTCGGTATGGAAGATAGGCCGCGTATTTTTTGGTCAAAGGTAAGCGAGAATCAAGATTTGTTTCAATTACAAAAGCAAGTACATGCTATTTGCGAAGGGAATGGATTTCCTTTAGAAACGCGCCCGTATCATCCGCATATTACTGTTGCTCGTAAATGGGTAGGAGAAGAACAGTTTGATTTAGAACATATAAAGAAAGTGCCTGAAATATCATTTCAGGCGGATACGATTACTTTATACGAATCTCACGTGAAGGAGACACCGAAGTATAAAGCGATTGCTGAAATAAAATTACAAAAATAG
- a CDS encoding phosphotransferase family protein, with translation MNMEWLEQLLGKEWSLVPAGGVTGDAYIAQNGQQKLFLKRNTSPFLAVLSAEGIVPKLLWTRRVTNGDVISAQKWLPGQKLEPEDMKLERVAKLLKKIHSSKALVQMIQRLGKQPLHAQELLQQLQLVLRGDIRDDETIQQGLQYLMDSLKDIEYNEFVVCHCDVNHNNWLLSDEDELFLIDWDGAVIADPALDLGMLLYWYIPRHEWSEWLEYYDIEMDESLLRRMRWYVIAQTILSMQWHTTKKQQAEAEYWHQYLQQLLASE, from the coding sequence ATGAATATGGAATGGTTGGAACAATTATTAGGAAAAGAGTGGAGTCTTGTACCGGCTGGTGGAGTAACGGGCGATGCGTATATTGCGCAAAACGGACAACAGAAGTTATTTTTAAAGCGGAATACATCGCCCTTTTTAGCGGTATTGTCAGCAGAAGGAATTGTTCCAAAATTACTTTGGACAAGAAGGGTAACGAACGGTGATGTAATTTCTGCTCAAAAATGGCTTCCGGGACAGAAGCTAGAGCCAGAGGATATGAAACTAGAACGTGTTGCGAAACTTTTGAAGAAAATACACTCCTCTAAAGCGCTTGTACAGATGATTCAAAGACTTGGGAAGCAGCCGCTTCACGCACAAGAGTTATTACAACAACTGCAACTTGTTTTAAGAGGAGATATAAGGGATGATGAAACAATTCAGCAAGGCCTTCAATATTTAATGGATTCATTAAAAGATATTGAATACAATGAATTCGTTGTATGCCATTGTGATGTGAACCATAACAACTGGCTATTGTCGGATGAAGATGAGTTGTTTTTAATTGATTGGGATGGAGCCGTAATTGCTGACCCAGCTCTAGACCTCGGTATGTTATTATATTGGTACATTCCGCGCCATGAATGGAGCGAGTGGCTCGAATATTATGATATTGAAATGGATGAATCGCTGCTTAGGCGTATGAGATGGTATGTAATAGCACAAACGATTTTGTCTATGCAATGGCACACAACAAAAAAACAGCAAGCAGAAGCTGAATATTGGCATCAATATTTACAGCAACTACTTGCTTCAGAGTAA
- a CDS encoding thioredoxin family protein has translation MKSLESMEQFQQLKNEENVVFMFSAEWCPDCRFVDPFMPEVEEKYSDFSFYYVDRDEFIDLCVKLDVFGIPSFVAYNKGEETGRYVNKDRKTQEQIEEFIEGLK, from the coding sequence ATGAAATCATTAGAAAGCATGGAGCAATTCCAACAATTAAAAAATGAAGAGAATGTAGTCTTTATGTTCTCAGCAGAATGGTGCCCAGACTGCCGTTTTGTAGATCCATTTATGCCAGAAGTAGAAGAGAAATATAGTGATTTCTCATTTTACTATGTAGATCGTGATGAGTTTATTGATCTATGCGTAAAATTAGACGTATTTGGCATTCCGAGCTTTGTAGCGTACAATAAGGGTGAAGAAACAGGTCGCTATGTAAACAAAGATCGTAAAACACAAGAACAAATCGAAGAGTTTATTGAAGGTTTAAAATAA
- a CDS encoding PepSY domain-containing protein, with protein sequence MSWKGLVAGLGVGFAAGYLVANKVQEQSHISSEKALKMVKQALSHKGEITGSWVHMVPETFEKYDVAYEVYRGGLTTMLDDIQERFEFLVDAKTGTVLEVIAA encoded by the coding sequence ATGAGCTGGAAAGGTTTAGTAGCAGGTCTTGGCGTTGGGTTCGCAGCTGGTTATCTTGTTGCAAACAAAGTACAAGAACAATCCCATATTTCTTCAGAAAAAGCATTGAAAATGGTGAAACAAGCATTAAGTCATAAAGGTGAAATTACTGGCTCTTGGGTACATATGGTTCCAGAGACATTTGAAAAATATGATGTCGCATACGAAGTGTATCGCGGCGGTCTTACAACGATGTTAGATGATATACAAGAACGATTTGAATTTTTAGTTGATGCTAAAACAGGTACTGTTTTAGAGGTTATAGCAGCATAA
- a CDS encoding YtzH-like family protein has protein sequence MPINQQHQLEVLKDILVNHQSDCCGTVSECEQLERLIQSLLANDSISSDAKSMLNDVYSYSQSGKSSSNLDNHISNNQEQLTQWIAGMDNFS, from the coding sequence ATGCCAATTAATCAACAACATCAATTAGAAGTGCTGAAAGATATTTTAGTCAATCACCAAAGTGATTGTTGCGGGACAGTTTCTGAATGCGAGCAATTAGAGCGTCTCATTCAATCGTTACTCGCAAACGATAGTATAAGTAGTGACGCTAAATCCATGCTAAACGATGTATATTCTTATAGTCAATCGGGTAAATCTTCCTCTAATTTGGACAACCACATTTCCAATAATCAAGAACAACTTACTCAGTGGATTGCTGGAATGGACAATTTTTCTTAA